A single genomic interval of Chryseobacterium paludis harbors:
- a CDS encoding DNA cytosine methyltransferase has protein sequence MSDKKIKAVDFFCSGGGMSCGMLQAGIEVVAGIDHDISCKDTYEANINGAEFIQADVFELQEKALEDKLKLKRNDDNLLLIGCSPCQFWSIINTDKKKSKKSKDLLKEFRRFVEYFNPGYVVVENVPGVLRRKNESGLEDFILWLRTNGYKVHANIHEVSNYGVPQHRKRFTLIANRVNSEEVKPIALNTEKITVRDVLGEHNGFPKVKQGNKDESDFMHSVSGLNELNLERLSLTPHDGGTRLAYVNDERLAPPCHYKKINGFKDIYGRMYWDKPSPTITTKFFSFSNGRFGHPEEDRAISLREGATLQSFPKTYKFVGSSTEKISRMIGNAVPPTYAKAIGKAIIQNYINGKI, from the coding sequence ATGTCCGACAAAAAAATTAAAGCAGTTGATTTTTTCTGCTCTGGAGGTGGAATGAGTTGTGGTATGCTACAAGCAGGAATTGAAGTAGTGGCGGGAATAGATCACGATATCTCATGTAAAGATACCTATGAAGCAAATATCAATGGTGCAGAATTTATTCAAGCAGATGTATTTGAGCTACAAGAAAAAGCTCTTGAAGATAAATTAAAATTAAAACGAAATGATGATAATTTATTACTTATAGGCTGTAGCCCTTGCCAGTTCTGGAGTATTATCAATACGGATAAAAAAAAATCTAAAAAATCGAAAGATCTATTAAAAGAATTTAGACGTTTTGTAGAGTATTTTAATCCGGGCTATGTAGTAGTCGAAAATGTACCAGGTGTTCTAAGACGAAAAAACGAAAGTGGTTTAGAAGATTTTATACTATGGCTGCGCACAAATGGATATAAAGTCCATGCAAACATTCACGAAGTAAGTAATTATGGAGTACCTCAACACCGCAAAAGATTTACCCTAATTGCGAACAGAGTAAATAGTGAAGAGGTTAAACCAATAGCTCTAAATACAGAGAAAATTACGGTTAGAGATGTCTTAGGTGAACATAATGGCTTTCCGAAGGTAAAGCAGGGGAATAAAGACGAATCTGACTTTATGCATTCTGTATCTGGTTTGAATGAACTTAACCTAGAAAGGCTTAGTTTGACTCCACATGATGGTGGAACTAGATTGGCTTATGTTAATGATGAAAGGTTAGCTCCACCATGTCATTATAAAAAAATCAATGGTTTTAAGGATATTTACGGTAGAATGTATTGGGACAAACCTTCTCCAACAATAACTACAAAGTTTTTCAGCTTTTCTAATGGCAGATTTGGTCATCCAGAAGAAGATCGTGCAATATCATTAAGAGAAGGTGCTACTCTCCAATCCTTTCCAAAAACTTATAAATTTGTAGGTAGTAGTACTGAAAAAATTTCAAGAATGATAGGAAATGCTGTACCCCCAACTTATGCAAAAGCTATTGGAAAAGCAATAATTCAAAATTATATCAATGGCAAAATTTAA
- a CDS encoding RebB family R body protein, with the protein MNHVNEPQPAKIEKLRSLQELSKGFSFKKEQDTAYFSKNNPDHNSNRFVFNAQTAEIETMPTIRLVHCINSNSTSDGYQSFVVEPKDQSTGISVVRMKRDDSKNLHCHIDILPFNSLGDIAEPENDSKILGINTDTSKVVLKMDIEISQSDTDEPMYTVHDVDVNSLEDFESAHEIIELKRVLEFQAAKLIAHYILEVYHIVHDGYQNNTISLVSEDDLLQVPTDQLNELLSANIAAGSIALGSVYQSLAHSTGILFENAVDNQNQQNSLTQAAANQGVMQIYNIDTMADAVGIARMLGMG; encoded by the coding sequence ATGAATCACGTTAACGAACCTCAACCCGCTAAAATAGAAAAGCTGCGTTCCTTACAGGAGCTAAGTAAAGGTTTCTCTTTTAAGAAAGAGCAAGATACTGCTTATTTTAGCAAGAATAATCCTGACCATAACAGCAATCGTTTTGTATTTAATGCACAAACCGCCGAAATTGAAACAATGCCAACCATAAGACTTGTTCATTGCATAAATAGCAATAGTACATCCGACGGTTATCAGTCATTTGTCGTAGAACCTAAAGATCAATCGACAGGAATTTCGGTGGTAAGGATGAAACGGGATGATTCGAAGAACCTGCATTGTCACATCGACATTCTTCCATTCAATAGTCTTGGGGATATTGCTGAACCGGAGAACGATTCGAAAATTCTTGGTATCAATACCGATACATCCAAAGTTGTTTTAAAAATGGATATTGAGATCAGTCAGTCTGACACTGATGAACCTATGTACACGGTTCATGATGTTGATGTCAATAGCCTGGAGGATTTTGAAAGCGCACATGAGATTATTGAACTGAAAAGAGTATTGGAGTTTCAGGCGGCGAAGTTAATCGCACATTATATTCTGGAAGTATACCATATCGTACATGACGGGTATCAAAACAATACGATCTCTTTAGTTTCTGAAGATGATCTTCTACAAGTTCCTACCGATCAATTGAACGAGTTGCTTTCTGCTAATATCGCTGCGGGAAGTATTGCTTTGGGGAGTGTGTATCAATCTCTGGCGCATTCTACAGGAATCCTGTTTGAAAATGCAGTGGATAATCAGAATCAACAAAATTCGCTGACACAGGCTGCCGCTAATCAAGGGGTGATGCAGATTTATAATATAGATACTATGGCGGATGCGGTGGGTATTGCGAGGATGTTGGGGATGGGGTGA
- a CDS encoding response regulator transcription factor, which yields MENLKIKIGIVDDDLLFVQLLKNYINNDERFEVVLTSTSGQHFLNETDNNALDVLILDLRMANGDGLEVMSAFAQKEADTKIIVLSSFYRRSFMGQMLKMGAHAFLSKEIELEELLNVIHSVYHKGHYFSDEQIDVMRGQLSNKLPEFHAYSKDDLTDREVDVLKLVCQQLSTKEIADALFISPKTVETHKTNLMIKTCVKNMAGLVIYAVQNNIVDANEIVLFDK from the coding sequence ATGGAAAATTTAAAAATTAAAATCGGCATCGTAGATGATGACCTGCTTTTTGTACAACTTTTAAAAAATTACATCAATAATGATGAACGTTTTGAGGTGGTACTGACCTCAACAAGTGGTCAGCATTTTCTGAATGAAACAGACAATAATGCTTTGGACGTTTTGATATTAGACCTGAGAATGGCTAATGGTGACGGACTTGAAGTGATGTCTGCATTCGCCCAAAAAGAAGCTGACACCAAGATCATTGTCCTTTCCAGTTTTTACCGTCGCTCTTTTATGGGACAAATGCTGAAAATGGGAGCGCATGCTTTCCTGTCTAAAGAAATTGAGCTGGAAGAACTTTTAAATGTCATCCATTCGGTGTACCACAAAGGACATTATTTTTCTGATGAGCAGATCGATGTGATGCGGGGTCAGCTTTCCAATAAACTCCCTGAATTTCACGCCTACTCCAAGGATGACCTCACGGACAGGGAAGTTGATGTTCTCAAACTGGTTTGCCAGCAATTAAGCACAAAAGAAATTGCCGACGCTTTATTTATCTCACCCAAAACGGTGGAAACGCATAAAACCAATCTGATGATCAAAACCTGTGTGAAAAACATGGCCGGACTGGTGATCTATGCCGTTCAGAATAATATTGTGGACGCTAATGAAATTGTGCTGTTTGATAAGTAA
- a CDS encoding RebB family R body protein — MADTVNNQTTDAVTQTNVTVLGESPAQAMSMLYQMATHASGISIQNSVTNQQNLNQLNPAIVADAIKILKG, encoded by the coding sequence ATGGCAGATACAGTAAACAATCAGACTACAGATGCAGTTACGCAGACTAATGTTACCGTGCTTGGTGAGTCTCCGGCACAGGCCATGAGTATGCTTTATCAGATGGCCACCCATGCAAGTGGGATTTCCATTCAGAATTCGGTGACGAATCAGCAAAACTTGAATCAGCTTAACCCTGCGATTGTTGCAGATGCCATTAAGATTTTAAAAGGATAA
- a CDS encoding RebB family R body protein, with the protein MATVNEQITDAVTQSNVKVVAESPAMALSNVYQTAAHSTGIMFENAVNNQNQQNILTQAATTQGITQIYSKDTIADGIAMAKILKP; encoded by the coding sequence ATGGCAACAGTTAACGAACAGATTACAGACGCAGTAACGCAGTCGAACGTAAAGGTGGTAGCAGAATCTCCTGCAATGGCTTTAAGTAACGTGTATCAGACAGCAGCACATTCTACAGGCATTATGTTTGAAAATGCGGTAAATAATCAAAACCAACAAAACATCCTTACTCAGGCGGCGACTACACAAGGTATTACGCAGATCTACAGCAAAGATACCATTGCGGATGGAATTGCTATGGCTAAAATATTGAAACCTTAA
- a CDS encoding thioredoxin family protein, which yields MKNPIRQIKTTGIVASLFFLMLTSLHVQAQQKAAKNMIQKEEISFKNSSWKEVTAEAMKSGKYIFVDAYTSWCGPCKLLKSTTFKDKTAAAYFNKNFINYTVDMEKGEGIPLAKEWMINSYPSLIFFKPDGKMALKQIGYVDGKNLIELGQQAIAKK from the coding sequence ATGAAAAATCCAATACGACAAATAAAAACAACCGGCATAGTTGCTTCATTATTCTTTCTGATGCTCACTTCATTGCATGTTCAGGCACAACAAAAAGCGGCTAAAAACATGATACAAAAAGAGGAAATCAGTTTCAAAAACAGCAGCTGGAAGGAAGTAACTGCTGAGGCAATGAAAAGTGGCAAATATATCTTTGTCGATGCCTACACGAGTTGGTGTGGTCCCTGTAAATTATTAAAGTCAACAACCTTTAAAGATAAAACCGCTGCAGCATATTTTAATAAGAACTTCATTAATTATACCGTAGATATGGAAAAAGGAGAAGGTATTCCGCTTGCTAAAGAATGGATGATCAACTCCTACCCTTCCTTGATTTTCTTTAAACCAGATGGTAAGATGGCATTAAAGCAGATAGGATATGTAGACGGTAAAAATCTGATTGAACTGGGACAACAGGCGATCGCAAAAAAATAG
- a CDS encoding RebB family R body protein has protein sequence MAKVNEQITDAVTQSNVKVVGESPAMAISNVYQSAAHSTGIMFENAVNTQNQQNIVTQAATTQGISQIYSLDTIADAVSMAKILKP, from the coding sequence ATGGCAAAAGTTAACGAACAAATTACAGACGCAGTAACACAGTCGAACGTAAAAGTAGTAGGTGAATCTCCTGCAATGGCGATCAGCAACGTGTATCAGTCAGCAGCGCATTCAACAGGAATTATGTTTGAAAATGCGGTGAACACTCAAAATCAGCAAAATATTGTAACTCAGGCAGCGACGACTCAAGGGATTTCGCAGATCTATAGTCTTGATACAATAGCAGACGCTGTTTCGATGGCAAAAATTTTAAAACCATAA
- a CDS encoding RebB family R body protein gives MSDINTIVLGMSTSVTSAISSQVSAQSTGLMHMNSAVHQQQNGILGISNTVMGIKKMHSGKLLKELAMLKKGL, from the coding sequence ATGAGCGATATCAATACGATAGTTTTAGGAATGTCCACCTCGGTAACGAGTGCTATTTCTTCGCAGGTCAGTGCACAATCAACAGGATTAATGCATATGAATTCTGCAGTACATCAACAGCAAAACGGCATATTGGGAATAAGCAATACGGTTATGGGAATTAAAAAGATGCATTCCGGAAAATTGCTCAAGGAATTAGCCATGCTAAAAAAGGGTCTTTAA
- a CDS encoding RebB family R body protein, with protein sequence MATVNEQITDAVTQTNVKVVAESPAMALSNVYQTAAHSTGIMFENAVNTQNQQNILGQAATTQGVIQIYSLDTVADAVSIAKILNP encoded by the coding sequence ATGGCAACAGTTAACGAACAAATCACAGACGCAGTTACCCAGACCAACGTAAAAGTGGTAGCAGAATCTCCAGCAATGGCATTAAGCAACGTGTATCAGACAGCAGCACATTCAACAGGAATTATGTTTGAAAATGCAGTGAATACACAAAACCAACAAAATATTTTAGGTCAGGCAGCCACTACACAAGGAGTGATCCAGATCTACAGCCTGGATACAGTAGCAGATGCTGTTTCTATCGCTAAAATATTAAATCCTTAG
- a CDS encoding RebB family R body protein gives MATVNEQITDAVTQSNVKVVAESPAMALSNVYQTAAHSTGIMFENAVNNQNQQNILGQAATTQGITQIYSMDTVADAVSIAKILKP, from the coding sequence ATGGCAACAGTTAACGAACAAATTACAGACGCAGTAACGCAGTCCAACGTAAAAGTGGTAGCAGAATCTCCTGCAATGGCTTTGAGTAACGTGTATCAGACAGCAGCACATTCAACAGGGATCATGTTTGAAAATGCGGTAAATAACCAAAACCAACAAAACATCCTGGGTCAGGCAGCGACTACACAGGGGATCACTCAGATCTACAGTATGGACACAGTAGCAGATGCTGTTTCTATTGCTAAAATACTGAAACCTTAA
- a CDS encoding spondin domain-containing protein produces the protein MNKLKSSWLVLAAIPFFLLSCDDNDDNPMETGMPSTITIENVLDSKPLVESGVFQHNGASPVIMPGESTSFQFSAAKGQAISFATMYGWSNDLFFAPENPGIKLYQDNGTPIEGDVSSQIKLWDNGTRINQTPGSTVMHPGTAETTAQNITEVSGTDAQGHTYAAASSLMKVNLHYEGNSMFTLTITNTSGNTSNPTPFSPGVWAISYIAGGNLLNPAPLYKKGSPSVNGLTKIAEAGDPMDLGNYIKGQTGIFTPLSPILVVVYNGIDNPIYKTGENDKGQGLKELAQKGDASILAEYLKKVQGVKQVYVLPAAGSTVLLPKIAGQSGGKVSQQLNVTPGDKIAIATMYGFSNDWFFATKGSGIDATQKGDISSSIALYDNGTALNQFPGAGITQFNLAGTPLTESKPIQEVPNPNAFTTLPAISNIIKVNLQ, from the coding sequence ATGAATAAATTAAAATCGAGCTGGTTGGTACTGGCTGCCATACCGTTTTTTTTATTGTCGTGCGACGACAATGATGATAATCCTATGGAAACCGGAATGCCGTCAACGATTACCATAGAAAATGTACTCGACTCTAAGCCTTTAGTGGAATCGGGCGTTTTTCAACACAACGGAGCTTCTCCTGTTATTATGCCTGGAGAATCTACTTCTTTTCAGTTTTCTGCAGCAAAAGGACAGGCGATAAGCTTTGCAACCATGTACGGCTGGTCAAATGACCTTTTCTTCGCTCCTGAAAATCCGGGAATAAAATTATACCAGGATAATGGCACCCCTATTGAAGGTGATGTTTCTTCTCAGATCAAATTATGGGACAACGGAACAAGAATTAACCAGACTCCGGGATCTACAGTAATGCATCCTGGAACAGCAGAAACAACGGCTCAGAATATCACTGAAGTATCGGGAACTGATGCGCAAGGTCATACCTATGCAGCTGCCTCATCATTAATGAAAGTAAATCTGCATTACGAAGGCAATTCAATGTTTACCTTAACCATTACCAATACATCGGGTAATACCTCTAATCCAACCCCCTTCAGTCCGGGAGTATGGGCTATTTCATATATTGCAGGTGGGAATCTTCTTAATCCAGCGCCTCTTTATAAAAAAGGAAGCCCTTCTGTTAACGGTTTGACCAAAATTGCTGAAGCCGGTGATCCTATGGATCTGGGAAATTATATCAAAGGACAAACAGGAATTTTCACTCCACTTTCTCCAATACTGGTGGTCGTTTACAATGGAATCGATAACCCGATTTATAAAACCGGAGAAAATGACAAAGGACAGGGATTAAAAGAACTGGCTCAAAAAGGAGATGCCAGTATATTAGCGGAATATTTAAAGAAAGTTCAGGGAGTTAAACAGGTTTATGTTCTTCCGGCAGCAGGTTCTACGGTATTACTACCAAAAATTGCAGGCCAGTCCGGAGGTAAAGTTTCCCAACAGCTTAATGTAACACCTGGTGATAAAATTGCCATTGCCACCATGTATGGTTTCTCCAATGACTGGTTTTTTGCAACAAAAGGAAGTGGTATAGATGCAACTCAGAAAGGAGATATTTCATCTTCAATCGCTCTATACGATAACGGAACAGCACTTAATCAGTTTCCCGGTGCCGGAATCACTCAATTTAATTTAGCAGGTACGCCATTAACGGAAAGTAAACCTATACAAGAGGTTCCAAACCCAAATGCATTTACCACATTGCCTGCTATTTCAAATATAATAAAGGTAAATCTTCAGTAA
- a CDS encoding sensor histidine kinase produces MSQWENPGLVVGWIWIGIGLFFLTTLLITILIVNYLKSIRKNKQKVMRLVRNTQTECWENTLHLQERDRERLAEELHDNIISRLNVIRLNINNKNTEELNLDLKTSMQLIRELSHNLTPPDLSEIELTDLIADYLDQISKNIEIAYHHMVSEAALSSPVKLNIFRIVQELITNVLKHANATRIDVSLRVSPDYLMLTIEDNGNGFKPETHYNGIGLRNIQSRAQKIQAVYKLKSKPEKGTKFIAAMALE; encoded by the coding sequence ATGTCGCAGTGGGAAAATCCGGGCTTGGTAGTTGGATGGATATGGATTGGTATAGGGCTATTTTTTTTAACGACGTTATTGATCACGATATTGATCGTCAACTATCTGAAAAGCATCAGGAAAAACAAGCAAAAAGTAATGCGGCTGGTCCGGAATACACAGACGGAATGCTGGGAAAATACACTGCATTTACAGGAAAGGGACCGGGAACGTCTGGCAGAAGAGCTTCATGACAATATCATCTCACGCCTTAACGTCATTCGTTTGAATATCAATAACAAGAATACGGAAGAACTGAATCTGGATCTGAAAACCTCCATGCAGCTGATCCGGGAATTGTCGCATAATCTGACCCCTCCGGATCTGAGTGAAATTGAATTAACGGATCTTATCGCCGATTACCTCGATCAGATCAGCAAGAATATCGAGATCGCCTACCATCATATGGTTTCAGAAGCAGCCCTCAGCAGCCCCGTTAAATTAAACATCTTCAGGATCGTACAGGAATTGATCACCAACGTTTTAAAACACGCCAATGCAACCAGGATTGATGTTTCGCTGCGGGTCTCCCCTGATTATCTGATGCTCACGATAGAGGACAATGGCAATGGTTTTAAACCAGAAACTCATTACAATGGAATTGGTTTAAGAAATATCCAATCCAGAGCTCAGAAGATCCAGGCGGTTTATAAGCTTAAATCAAAGCCGGAAAAGGGGACGAAGTTTATTGCGGCTATGGCGTTGGAGTGA
- a CDS encoding ATP-binding protein: protein MAKFKTRARALDLLGRQQIAGIPTAINELIKNAHDAYADKFDIDFVRNDNLLVLRDDGLGMTKDEFESRWLTIGTESKFVNSKTDLPPIDNSKSARPIMGEKGIGRLAIASIGKQVLIITKAKNRKEKHKIVVILINWEIFELPGINLEDIVIPIKEFDVLPNESEINRLKQEVQESLEHLLDKEIISGRDFSRISETVKCLKVDPKDLNDKLVGDFNIGQSDKGGTFFYISPVSENLLFDIDGDKGSKDATKIEKMLIGFHNTMTPHHPKPIIDINFRDYKGNDNLYINLIDKEQFFTPDEFELADHHFKGRFDEFGQFRGDVQIYREKRFDHIVNWSGNNFKYTDCGGFEINLAYVQGQLKDSVVDLENWNRLTAKTEKFGGLYIYKDNIRVLPYGDSDYDFLDIEKNRSKRASTYFFSYRRMFGTIDISHITNDKLVEKAGREGFIENKAYRQLQAILKNFFIQLAADFFDIQSKTPQSEFYNEKKNEQNNLYKALERRDKLAKGKKENFIKALDLFFKRLNENKYEKDINDILNESQNQLNTAMYVKDLEEASQKVIDVEFETRQKLSDYKRSISVTSPKGFTISKSVRIDFDTYLSEYKILEETLFKNAISEVDTIVSNYSEKLNIEISKRKRLEQAVEFISTEAVKVNTKKRVETNEIVTDVSKKIKDVTGQLMLDLDYQIRSVKDKFKNLSVNDSDDFDLVEERKKMEDEIEMISQRNTHVMDRIIRQFEGFYVDKDDDGNIITSDQISDALAEELDDLRERIQTDVELSQLGLAVGILHHEFSSTVKSIRSSIKDLKAWSDVNEQLEGVYNNIKISFEHLDGYLNLFTPLNRRLNRRREDIGLLEIKTFLIDLFKSRFERHNIQFKHTKAFASQTLYGFRSTFYPVFVNLIDNAIYWLNQSTAEEKVIRLHADNSGVYISNNGIEINIQDENRIFIMGFSRKNNGRGMGLSISQEVLNAENYSLSIVPPKEKSTVTFKIAQIQTQNNE, encoded by the coding sequence ATGGCAAAATTTAAAACTAGAGCAAGAGCATTAGATTTATTAGGGAGACAACAAATTGCAGGAATTCCAACTGCAATAAACGAGCTTATAAAAAATGCTCACGATGCTTATGCTGATAAGTTTGATATTGATTTTGTTAGGAATGATAATCTACTTGTTTTAAGAGATGATGGTTTAGGAATGACCAAAGATGAATTTGAATCTAGATGGCTTACTATTGGTACCGAGAGTAAATTTGTTAATTCAAAAACAGACCTTCCCCCTATTGATAATTCTAAATCAGCTCGACCAATTATGGGAGAGAAGGGAATAGGTAGGCTCGCTATTGCTTCAATAGGTAAACAAGTTTTAATAATCACCAAAGCAAAGAATAGAAAAGAAAAGCATAAAATTGTAGTAATTCTCATTAATTGGGAAATATTTGAATTGCCTGGAATTAATCTTGAAGATATAGTAATACCTATAAAGGAATTTGATGTATTGCCAAATGAGAGTGAGATCAATAGATTAAAACAAGAAGTTCAAGAATCTTTAGAGCACCTTTTAGACAAAGAAATTATTTCAGGACGAGATTTTTCCAGAATTTCTGAAACAGTAAAATGTTTAAAAGTTGACCCAAAAGATTTAAATGATAAATTAGTTGGAGATTTTAACATAGGACAATCTGATAAGGGAGGAACTTTCTTTTATATTTCTCCAGTTAGCGAAAACTTATTATTTGATATTGATGGAGATAAGGGATCCAAAGATGCAACTAAAATAGAAAAAATGTTGATTGGGTTTCACAATACGATGACTCCTCATCATCCGAAACCTATTATAGATATTAATTTCAGAGATTATAAAGGCAATGATAATTTATATATCAACCTAATTGATAAAGAACAGTTTTTTACACCTGATGAATTTGAATTAGCAGATCACCATTTTAAAGGAAGATTTGATGAATTTGGTCAGTTTAGAGGGGATGTTCAGATATATAGAGAAAAAAGGTTTGATCATATCGTAAACTGGTCTGGTAATAATTTTAAATATACAGATTGTGGCGGATTTGAGATTAATCTTGCTTATGTTCAAGGACAGTTAAAAGATTCGGTAGTTGATTTAGAAAACTGGAATAGGTTGACTGCAAAAACTGAGAAATTTGGAGGGCTTTACATTTATAAAGATAACATAAGGGTACTTCCATATGGTGATTCTGACTATGACTTTTTAGATATAGAGAAAAACCGTTCCAAAAGAGCTTCAACTTACTTTTTCTCTTATCGAAGAATGTTTGGTACAATAGATATTTCTCATATTACCAATGATAAACTAGTTGAAAAAGCAGGTAGAGAGGGGTTCATAGAAAACAAGGCATATAGACAACTCCAAGCAATTCTCAAAAACTTTTTTATACAATTAGCTGCAGATTTTTTTGATATTCAAAGTAAAACACCTCAATCAGAATTTTATAATGAGAAAAAGAATGAACAAAATAATCTTTACAAAGCACTTGAGAGACGAGATAAGTTAGCTAAGGGGAAAAAAGAAAATTTTATAAAAGCTTTGGATTTGTTTTTTAAAAGATTGAATGAAAACAAATATGAGAAAGATATTAACGATATACTTAATGAGTCACAAAATCAGCTAAACACTGCAATGTATGTAAAAGACTTGGAAGAAGCAAGTCAAAAAGTGATCGATGTGGAGTTTGAAACAAGACAAAAATTATCTGATTATAAAAGAAGTATTAGCGTTACAAGTCCAAAGGGGTTTACCATTTCAAAGAGTGTACGAATTGATTTTGATACTTATTTGTCTGAATATAAAATACTTGAAGAGACTTTGTTTAAAAATGCTATATCAGAAGTGGACACAATTGTCTCTAATTATAGTGAGAAACTAAATATAGAAATAAGTAAAAGGAAACGTTTAGAACAAGCAGTAGAATTTATCTCTACAGAAGCAGTAAAGGTTAATACTAAGAAACGAGTTGAAACAAACGAGATTGTTACTGATGTTTCAAAGAAAATAAAAGATGTTACTGGACAACTCATGCTAGATTTGGATTATCAGATTCGATCTGTAAAAGATAAATTTAAGAACTTAAGTGTCAATGATTCTGATGATTTTGATTTGGTGGAAGAACGAAAGAAAATGGAAGATGAAATTGAGATGATAAGCCAAAGAAATACTCATGTGATGGATCGGATAATTCGACAATTTGAAGGCTTTTATGTTGATAAAGATGATGATGGTAATATAATAACAAGTGATCAGATTTCTGATGCTTTAGCAGAGGAGTTGGATGATTTGAGAGAAAGGATTCAAACAGATGTTGAATTAAGTCAGTTAGGTTTAGCAGTTGGAATATTACATCACGAATTTAGTAGCACAGTTAAATCGATTAGGAGTAGTATTAAAGATTTAAAAGCTTGGTCTGATGTAAACGAGCAGTTGGAAGGAGTTTACAATAATATTAAAATAAGTTTTGAACATCTAGATGGTTACTTAAATCTTTTTACCCCTTTAAATAGACGTTTAAATAGAAGAAGAGAAGATATTGGATTGTTGGAAATAAAAACCTTTCTTATTGATTTATTTAAGTCTCGTTTTGAACGTCATAATATTCAATTTAAGCATACAAAAGCTTTTGCGAGTCAAACTTTGTATGGTTTCCGTTCTACTTTTTACCCAGTTTTTGTTAACCTGATTGATAATGCTATTTACTGGTTAAATCAAAGTACTGCGGAAGAAAAAGTGATAAGACTGCATGCAGATAATTCTGGAGTTTATATATCCAATAATGGAATTGAAATTAATATTCAAGATGAAAACAGAATATTTATTATGGGATTTTCACGTAAGAATAATGGTAGAGGAATGGGATTAAGTATAAGTCAAGAAGTTCTTAATGCAGAAAATTATAGTCTATCGATTGTTCCCCCAAAAGAGAAAAGTACAGTTACTTTTAAAATAGCACAAATTCAAACACAAAATAATGAGTAG
- a CDS encoding RebB family R body protein — protein sequence MATVNEQITDAVTQSNVKVVAESPAMALSNVYQTAAHSTGIMFENAVNTQNQQNIVTQAATTQGVTQIYSLDTVADAVSIAKILNP from the coding sequence ATGGCAACAGTTAATGAACAAATCACAGACGCAGTTACCCAGTCGAACGTAAAAGTGGTAGCAGAATCTCCAGCAATGGCTTTAAGCAATGTATATCAGACAGCAGCACATTCTACAGGAATTATGTTTGAAAATGCAGTAAACACTCAAAATCAGCAAAACATTGTAACTCAGGCAGCGACTACACAAGGTGTTACGCAGATCTATAGCCTGGATACAGTAGCAGATGCTGTTTCTATTGCTAAAATACTGAATCCTTAA